One genomic segment of Hydra vulgaris chromosome 14, alternate assembly HydraT2T_AEP includes these proteins:
- the LOC136090791 gene encoding uncharacterized protein LOC136090791 produces the protein MKQYIKNRYIKNCGCYGENINEGTICYHELLLTKEEEKDLQELMEMEELTEEGYEKYLEQLVQEMEEESDDIEELKLQMLEEEMEKEVEEIEKEMHEILDEMDWEQYVIDVINKMDNLPELYL, from the exons atgaaacaatatatcaaaaatcgATATATCAAAAACTGTGGATG ttatgGAGAAAATATTAATGAGGGTACTATATGCTACCACGAGTTATTATTgacaaaagaagaagaaaaagatttGCAAGAACTAATGGAGATGGAAGAGTTAACAGAGGAAggttatgaaaaatatttagaacaATTAGTACAAGAAATGGAAGAAGAATCAGATGATATTGAAGAACTAAAATTACAAATGTTAGAAGAAGAAATGGAAAAAGAAGTGgaagaaatagaaaaagaaatgcATGAAATCTTAGATGAAATGGATTGGGAACAATACGTTATAGACGTTATTAATAAAATGGACAACTTACCAGagctttatttataa